CGGCCCGTGCGGCGCGGGCGCGGCGAGCCCCTGCCCGACATCGTGTGGCTGAACCCCGACGCGCTCGAGATGGAGCCGGAGGAGTGGGATGCACCGCTCCACCGTTCGCTCGGCGTGTTCCTCAACGGGCAGGGCATCCGGGGCCGCGACTACCGCGGCGAGCGTGTCGTCGACGTGAACTTCCTCGTCTACTTCAATGCAGACGATTCGGATGTCGCGTTCACCCTCCCCTCGGCCGAGTACGGTTCGGCGTGGGACGTCGTGATCGACACGGCGGGCCAGGCCACCGACGAGGCACCCTCCCGCCCCGGTGACGTGCTCACCGTCTGGCCGAAATCGATGATGGTGCTGCGCGCCCACCGTCGCGAGACCACCGACCCCGATCACTCCGTCGCTGCGTCGCTCAGCAGCATGACGGGTGCGATTCCCACGATCATCCCTGCCACCCGGCCGTCGGCCGGCTAGCCCCTCATCACCCCGCGGGGGGCCCGGTTCGCCGGGTTCCCGCGGGGTCTCCACGAGACGAGACCCATGCCTGCTCCTGCCCCCAAGTCGACCTACCGCCTGCAGATCACCCCCTCGTTCACTCTCGACGATGCGGCGGCCACAGCCGGCTACATCCACGATCTGGGCGCGGACTGGCTCTACTTCTCCCCGCTCCTGAAGGCCGAGAAGGGCAGCGACCACGGCTACGACGTGGTCGACCACTCGGTCATCGACCCCGACCGGGGCGGTGCGGCGGGTCTGGATGCCGCGGTAGCCGCCGCGCGCGCCCTGGGGCTCGGCGTGCTGATCGACATCGTGCCGAACCATGTCGGTGTGGCGACGCCCACCATCAGCGGCTGGTGGTGGGACCTGCTGAAGCACGGCCGCTCCTCGGCGTTCGCGTCGTACTTCGACGTCGACTGGTCGTTCGGCGAGGGCAAGGTGCGCATACCTGTGCTCGGTTCGGCACCGGTCGCGGGCGAGGAGATCGAAGGGCTCGAAATCGTCGGCGACGAGCTGCACTACTACGACAACGTGTACCCGATCGCGCCGGGGACCGCGTCTGCGGGCTCCCCCACCGCCGTGCTCGAACGCCAGAACTACGAGCTGATGGACTGGCGGCGCGCCGACGACAAGCTCAACTACCGGCGCTTCTTCGCCGTGAACTCGCTCGCGGGCATCCGGGTCGAGGAGCAGATCGTCTTCGACGACTCGCATGTCGAGATCGCGCGCTGGTTCCGCGAAGGCCTCGCCGACGGCCTGCGGGTCGACCACCCCGATGGGCTCCGCGACCCGGAAGGCTACCTCGAACGTCTTGCGACGCTCACCGGACAGGGCTACGTGCTGGTCGAGAAGATCCTCGAGGGGCGCGAGCAGCTGCCGTCATCGTGGCCCACCGCGGGCACGACGGGGTACGACGCACTGGCCGACTTCGACCGGGTGCTGGTGGACCCTGCCGGGCAGGCGGCGCTGGATGCCCTCGACCAGGCGTCGGCAACGGACGACCGGCCCGTGCCCGCCTCGTTCGAGTCGCTCATCCACACCACGAAGCGTGGCATCGCCGACGGCATCCTGCGCTCGGAGGTGCTGCGCATCCAGCGTGACCTCGCCGCGAGCGGTGCTCTCGACGGCGCTGCGGGAGCGCTGGCGGGTGGCGCGGCTGGCCCGGGCGCGTCCGGGCCCGACGCCTCCGGCATCGACGTTCTCGACGACTCGGTCGCCGACGCGATCGCCGAACTGCTCACCTGCTTCCCGGTGTACCGCTCCTACCTGCCGCTCGGGCTCGACCAGCTCGAGGCTGCGGCGTCTCTTGCCGTGTCGCATCGGCCGGAACTGGCGTCCGCGATCGAGGCGATCCTCCCGGCGCTCTCGGATGCGTCGAACGAGGCCGCGAAGCGCTTCCAGCAGACCTCCGGCATGGTGATGGCGAAGGGCGTCGAAGACACGGCGTTCTACCGCTACAACCGGCTCACCTCGTTGAACGAGGTCGGGGCCGATCCGGGTGAGTTCGCGGTGGATGTGGCCGAGTTCCACAAACGCCAGGTGGCGCGCCTCCGGAACTACCCGCACGCCATGACCACCCTCTCGACCCATGACACCAAGCGCGGGGAGGACACCCGGGCACGCATCAGCGTCATCTCCGAGCTGCCGGAGGAGTGGGCATCCACTCTGCGCCAGCTCCGCTCGCTCACCCCGCTCGGCGACGCCCAGCTCGAGAACCTGCTCTGGCAGGCCATCGTCGGCGCGTGGCCGGCGTCACGGGAGCGGCTGCACGCCTACGCGGAGAAGGCCTCCCGCGAGGCCGGCGACTCGACCGGTTGGCTCGACGTGGACGAAGCTTTCGAAGCGAAGATGCACGGGCTCATCGACAGTGTGTTCGACAATCCGGCTGTGACCGCGATCCTGTCGGCGTTCATCGCGAAGGTGGAACAGCCCGGCTGGTCGAACTCGCTCTCGCTGAAGCTGCTGCAGCTCACCGCACCCGGTTCGCCCGATGTCTACCAGGGCAGCGAGCTGTGGGAGACGTCGCTGGTCGACCCCGACAACCGGCGACCGATCGACTACGCGAAGCGGCGCACACTGCTGGCGTCGATCGACGGCGGGCTGCGGCCGGCGATCGATGCGACCGGAGCGGCGAAACTGCTGGTCACGTCTCGGGCGCTGCGGCTGAAGCGCGACCGGCCGGGACTGTTCGAGGGCTACCGTCCGCTGGTCGCGACAGGTTCCGCGGCGGCTCACGTCATCGCGTTCGACCGCGACCAGGCCGTGACTGTCGCGACGCGGCTGCCCGTCGGTCTCGCAGCCGCCGGCGGCTGGGGCGACACCTCTCTCGAGTTGGATGCGGCGCGCGTCGTCGACGTGATCACGGGCCGGTCGTTCGACGGCTCCCGCATCCTTCTGGCAGACCTGCTCGATGAATACCCGGTCGCGCTGCTCGCGCCGGCAACCGAAGCGTAGAGGCGAAGCGACATGGCGATCAAACAGTTCGATGTGTGGGCGCCGCGGGCGTCAGCGGTGACGTTGCGGCTGCGGGAGGTGGGCGCCTCCGAAGAGGCGGTCGACCTCGCGGCGGCGACGGCGGCAGCGGGCGCCGACCCGGCGACGACGGATGTGGATGCCGCGGGTGCGGGTGCTGCGGGTGCCGGTGGCTCCACCGGCGGGCTCCGGTCGGTCCCGATGGAGCCGCGCGGCGACGGCTGGTGGACGGCTCCCGGCCTCGACGGGTTCCTCGAGGCCGACTACGGCTACGTGGTGGTTCCGGCCGACTCCGACACCCCGCCCGACGACGACGGGGACTCCTACGCCGATGCGGGCGCCGACGGCCCGGAGCCCGGCAGCGATCGCCTGGAGCCCGATTCGGAGCTGCAGCGGGCATCCGAGGGCCCGATCTACGATGCCGTGGCGCCGAGCGTCAGCGACGAGCAGGTGCTGCCCGATCCGCGTTCCCGTCGCCAGCCCTCGGGCGTGCACGGACTCTCTCGCACCTACGACCCGGCCACCTACACCTGGCACGACCAGGCGTGGAAGGGCCGGCAGCTCGCGGGCGGCGAGATCTACGAGCTGCACCTCGGCACCTTCACGCCCGAAGGCACGCTCGATGCCGCGATCGAAAAGCTCGACCACCTCGTGTCGATCGGCGTCGACTTCGTCGAGCTACTGCCGGTCAACGCCTTCAACGGCACGCACAACTGGGGCTACGACGGCGTGCTCTGGTTCGCCGTGCACGAGCTCTACGGCGGGCCGGAAGGGTACCAGCGCTTCGTGGATGCCTGCCATGCGGCAGGTCTCGGCGTCATCCAGGACGTCGTCTACAACCACCTCGGACCGAGCGGCAACTACCTGCCGCTGTACGGTCCATACCTGAACGACGCCGCCGCGAACACCTGGGGCTCGGCGATCAACCTCGACGGCCCGGGCTCGGCCGAGGTGCGCCGCTACATCATCGACAACGCGCTGATGTGGCTGAACGACTACCACGTCGACGGGCTGCGGCTCGATGCCGTGCACGCCCTGCACGATTCATCCGACCCCCACCTGCTCGCCGAGCTGTCGACCGAGGTGGATGCCCTCTCGAGCTTCCTCGGAAAGCCGCTCACCCTCATTGCCGAGAGCGACCTCAACGACCCCGTGATGTTCACCCCGCGGGAGAGCGACGGGTACGGGCTCGCGGGGCAGTGGAGCGACGACTTCCACCACGCGGTGCACGTCGCGCTCACGCGGGAGACCACCGGCTACTACGAGGACTTCGACTCGCTCGCGGCGCTCGGCAAGGTGCTGACCGAGGGGTTCTTCCACAACGGAACGTACTCGTCGTTCCGCGAGCGGAACCACGGCAAGCCGATCGACACGGCCCACACCTCGTCCTGGCGGCTCGTCGTGGCGAACCAGAACCACGACCAGATCGGCAACCGGGCGACCGGCGACCGGCTGACCGCGTCGCTGACGGATGGCCAGCTCGCCATCGCCGCGGTGCTGACGCTGCTCGGGCCGTTCACCCCGATGCTGTTCATGGGCGAGGAGTGGGCGGCCTCGACTCCGTGGCAGTTCTTCACGTCGCATCCGGAACCGGAGCTCGGTGAGGCGACCGCTCGCGGGAGGATCGCGGAGTTCGCGAAGATGGGCTGGGACGAGTCCTCGGTGCCCGACCCGCAGGACCCGTCGACGTTCGAGAACTCGAAGCTGGACTGGAGCGAGGCGGCGGGCGACGGTTCTGGTGCCAGCGCGGGCTCGGGCGCTGGTTCGGGTACCGGCTCGGGCTCGGGCGAGACGCGGCACACGAAGCTGCTGCGCCTGTACCGCGAACTCGCGGCGCTCCGCCGGGAGGCCCCCGAGTTCACCGACCCCCGCTTCACGCAGGTGGCGGTGCGGTTCGACGAAGAAGCGCGGTGGTTCGAACTCCGGCGCGGAGGCATCAGCATCCTGATCAACTTCGCGGACACCCCCATCGACGCCGCGACCATCGACCCCGGTGCGTCCGCGGGTGAACTGCTGCTCGCAACCCAGGACGTGCTCGCGGACGCCCGCCCCGCGGCACCCACCCTCCCCGCCACCGCGGAGGCCGCGACATCCACCGCCCCCGGCGCTGCCTTCCCCGAGCCCGGCGCTGCCGGCGCCACCCTCCCCGCCCACTCGGCCACGGTCTTCCGCCGCCCCTGACCCCACCCTGCCCCCACCCCCACCCTCCCCGCCCACCTGAAGGGCCCCATATCGCGCCAAGCGCGGACCCGGACGACGATATGGGGCCCTTCGGGTGCGCCGAACCGGGCGGGAAAGGTGGCGGCCCGGGGTCAGGCGGGCGGGGCGGGGTGGTCGGGGCGGCGGCGTTCGCGAGGGCCCGGCTCGACGAGCGAGGCGCGCTTCAGGATGTTGCGGCCGAACTTCTCGGCGACACGGTCGACCGTGACTTCCGCGTCGCGCCAGCTCGACGGGGCGGCGGACTCGTCCTCCCAGAGGGACGGCTGGTGCACGGTCTCGTGAGCTTCGACGAGATTCTCGGCCCGCACCCCGATCAACCGCACTCGCTGCTCGAGCCCGACATGGTCGAAGAGGTCGCGGGCGGCGTCGGAGATGGTTTGTGCGAGATCGGTCGGCTCGCTGAGCGTGCGGGACCTGGAGATCGTCGAGAAGTCGCTGAACCGCACCTTGAGCGCGACCGTCTTCGCGGCGAGCCCCGCCCGGCGCAGCCGCACCGCGACCTGGTCGGAGAGGCGGAGCAGTTCGAGGCGGAGCTGGCGGGGATCCGACATGTCGAACTCGAACGTCATCTCGTGCCCGATGCTCTTCTCCACCCGTTCGGTCACCACCGAGCGCCGGTCGTGACCGTTCGCCAGGCTGTGGAGCTTCTGGCCTGACGCTTCGCCGACCCGCGAGACCAGTGTCTGCAGCGGGGTGGCGGCGAGGTCGCCGACCGTGCGGATGCCGAGGCGGGTGAGCGCCTCGGCGGTGCTCGCGCCGACACCCCAGAGCGCGCCGACGGGCAGCGGGTGGAGGAACGCGAGCGACTCGGACGCCGGTACCACGAGCATCCCATCGGGTTTCGCGCGGCCCGAGGCCATCTTGGCGATGAACTTCGTCGATGCGGCGCCGACCGAGCAGGTGAGCCCGGTCTCGGCGAAGACCCGCGCCCGCACGGCAGCACCGATGGTGGAGGGCGAGCCGAGCAGCCGCCGCGCGCCCGCCACGTCGAGGAATGCCTCGTCGATGCTCAGCGGTTCGACGAGCGGCGTGACGTCGCGGAAGACGTTCATCACCTGCGCCGAGTAGTGCCGGTACTTCTCATGGTGGCTCGGCAGAACGATCGCCTTCGGGCAGAGCTGGAGCGCCCGGGCGGTGGGCATGGCCGAGTGCACGCCGAACCGCCGCGCTTCGTAGGTGGCGCTGGTGACGACTCCGCGGCCGCCCGCACCGCCGATGATGACCGGGAGACCGCGGAGTTCCGGATGCTCGAGAAGCTCGACCGAGGCGAAGAAGGCATCCATGTCGATGTGCAGCATGGTCGAGGTACCGTCGTCTGCGCCGCCCCCGAAGATACGCTCGCCCGCGCTGGGCATGGCACCGGATGTTGTGCGGCCGCCGCTGCGGGCCCCGGATGCTCGCCCACCGTTCTGGCCGGGCTCTGCCGCGCCGGGCGCTGCCGCCCCGGGCGCGGCCGCCCCTCCGGCACCCGACGAACCGGGCACGGGCGTGCGCGACGGAATCGGCCGGGACTCCCACCCCGCCGCCCGCTTCGCCTCGCTCACCCCTCCAGCCTAAGCGCCACCCCCGACACTCCCCCCTCCCCCCTTCCCCTCTCACCCTGCCCCTCCCATCCCATCCCGTCCCGCCCCAACCCGCCCCGTCCCGTCCCGTCCCGCCCCGTCCCGAGATCGAGTGGGCGATTTGGGCCCCACCTCAGGGATTTTGGGGCCCAAACTGCCCACCCGATGGGGTTTGAGGCTCTGGGGGGGTGAGACGGAGGGTGGGGGGTCAGGGGGTGCGGGCGCGGAGGAGGGCGGCGAGCTTGTTCGCGGTGTTGACGTTGCGCGCGGTGTAGACGGGGCCGAACTGTTTCCAGAAGGAGACGGGCACACGGCTGTTCGAGATGCCGTCGGGGTGCCAGGAGTAGACCGCATGCGGGCCTGCCGCGAACACTTCGGGCAGGGTGGAGGCCGCGTCGGGCAGCTCGACCGAGGTGGCGTCGAACGCAGCGGCGGCGGCAGGGCCGGCATCCGGGGCGGGGGCGGCATCGGGGGGCGGGGCGGCATCCGGGGCCGGGGCGGCAGCGGGGGGCTGGGGCAGGAAGGTGACGACGAGGCGCGAGAGGTCGGTGCCGATGGCGAGGAGCGGGTTCGCGTCGAGGATCGAGAGGAATTGGGCGGCCGACAGCACCACGAAGCCCGCGCGGAAGCCCGCAGCGGTCTCGAACGCGTGCTCGATCGCTCGGACATCCGCGAGCGCCAGCGGCCTGTCGGAGGCGAACACGACGTTGCCGCTCTGCAGCAGCGTCTTCACGTCGGAGAATCCGAGACCCTCGAAGATCGCCCTGAAGTCGGCCATCGTGATGCGGTTGTTTCCGCCGACGTTGATGCCGCGCACCAGCCCGACGTACTGCTGCGGAGCGCCCGCAGCCGCAGCACCAGCCGCAGCCGAAGCCGCGCCGGCAGACCCGCGCCCGCTCACAGCTCCGTCACCTGCCCGGCCTCCACCCGCCACTGCCGGTTCAGCGTGACGGTCTCGAGCATGCGGCGGTCGTGGGTGACGAGCAGCAGCGTGCCCTCGTAGGCGTCGAGCGCCTGCTCGAGCTGCTCGATGGCCGGCAGGTCGAGGTGGTTCGTCGGCTCGTCGAGCACCAGCAGGTTCACCCCGCGAGCCTGCAGCAGCGCCAGCGCGGCGCGGGTGCGCTCACCGGGTGACAGCGAGTCGACGGGGCGATCGACGTGATCGGCTTTCAGGCCGAACTTCGCGAGGAGCGTGCGCACTTCGGCGAGCGGCATGTCGGGCACGACTGCGGCGACGGCCTCGAACAGCACCGTCGAGCCGGCCAGGAGGGCCCTGGCCTGGTCGATCTCGCCGACGGCGACGCTCCGGCCGAGCGACGCCGTGCCCGAGGTGGGCTGCTGCGTGCCGAGCAGCAGGCGCAGCAGCGTCGACTTCCCGGCACCGTTCGGGCCCGTGATGCCGATCCGGTCGCCGCCGTCGACCTGCAACGACACAGGGCCGAGCGTGAACGACCCCTGCGAGGCGACAGCCGCGCCGAGCGTCGAGACCACCGCGCTCGAACGCGGGGCGGACCCGATGGTGAACTGCAGCTGCCATTCCTTGCGTGGTTCGTCGACCTCGTCGAGCCGGGCGATCCGGCTCTCCATCTGGCGGACCTTCTGCGCCTGCTTCTCGCTCGATTCCGCGGCAGCCTTCCGCCGGATCTTGTCGTTGTCGGGCGACTTCTTCATCGCGTTCCGCACGCCCTGCGACGACCATTCGCGCTGGGTGCGGGCCCGGCCCACGAGGTCGGCCTTCTTGGCGGCGAACTCGTCGTACTCCTCGCGCGCGTGGCGCCGGGCGGTCATCCTCTCCTCCAGAAAGGACTCGTACCCACCGTTGTACACAGAGATGCTGTTCTGGGCGAGGTCGAGCTCGACCACAGTCGTCACGCACCGCGCCAGGAACTCGCGGTCGTGCGACACGAGCACCACTCCCCCGCGGAGTCCCTTCACGAAGCTCTCGAGGCGGGCGAGGCCGTCGAGGTCGAGGTCGTTCGTGGGTTCGTCGAGCAGCACGAGATCGAATCGTGAGAGCAGCAGCGCCGCGAGCGCGACACGGGCGGCCTGCCCGCCGGAGAGCCCCGTCATGGGCAGGGTCACATCAAGCCCGAGGCCGAGGTCGGCCAGCGTGGCGGGAATCCGGTCATCCAGATCGGCGGCCCCGCTCGCCAGCCACCGGTCGAGCGCAACCGAGTAGGCGTCGGCGTCAGCCGTCTTGCCAGAGCCGAGCAGCTCGGAGGTTCGCTCCATCTCGAGGGTCGCCGCGGTCGCGCCGGTTCGCCGACCGATGTACTCGGCGATGCTCTCACCCGGGATGCGCTCGTGCTCCTGGGGCAGCCAGCCGACGAAGGCGTCTGCCGGAGCGAGCGAGACGGTACCCGCGAGCGGCGCATCCACTCCCGCGAGCAGCCGGAGGAGCGTGGTCTTGCCCGCCCCGTTCGCACCTGTCAGACCCACGACGTCTCCGGGTGCGACGGTGAGGTCGAGGCCGGAGAAGAGGGTGCGGTGGCCATGGCCGCCGGAGAGGCCCTTCGCGACGAGTGTTGCTGTCATGGTTCCAGTGTGGCAGGGGCTGGCGCTGTGGGAAGGCTCTCCACAGGTCCGGCGGCCAACGGCTGTGCCGAGCCTGCCTGTGGAGGAGACGAGATGGCCTGTGGAGGAGAGGGTGGAGGAGAGGAGCTACCGGCGGGGCGGGTGATCGGCGAGGATCTGGTTCACATCGATCTGCTTCAACAGGGCATCCCAGTCGATCTGCCGCGCTTCGGCTGCCACGCTCTCGTCAGCGAACGCCCGGCCGTTGCGGTGCACGACGACCCCGGCCGGAACGAGCCTGTTCAGCTCGGCGAGCACGGCATCGTCGACGGCCTCGCTGTCGAAGTCCGCGCCCACCTCGGCGATGTAATCGGCCGAGACCGTGTACGAGACGATTCCCACATCAACTTGGCTCATGGGGGGAGCCTACTCCGGAGACCTCACCGGCGGCGCCTCAATGGAGCCGCCCCAAGGGAGCTGAGTGCCCCACACCCCCGTTCGAGGGAACCTTCCCCCCACCCGGCCCAGGTCTGCTGCGACGACCCTGCGTCGACTCTAAGCTGGGTTCCACCAGACGGGGCGCCCACGCCCGCCGTCGTTTCGAGGGGGGAGCTCTTTTTCGTGGACCATTGGCTCAGCACCATTCCTCCCGTCCTGGTTCTGCTCGTCGTGTTCGCCTTCGTCGCGGTGGAGAGCGTCGGTGTGCCGCTGCCCGGTGAGACCATCCTCGTCGCGGCGACCCTCGTCTCCCTCGGCGGTTCCGTCTCCCCGTGGGCCGTCGCGCTCGCCGGCGCTCTCGGCGCCGTCGTCGGCGACTCCCTGGGCTACGTCATCGGCCGGCGGTTCGGGGTGCGGCTGCTGTA
Above is a genomic segment from Subtercola boreus containing:
- the treY gene encoding malto-oligosyltrehalose synthase; amino-acid sequence: MPAPAPKSTYRLQITPSFTLDDAAATAGYIHDLGADWLYFSPLLKAEKGSDHGYDVVDHSVIDPDRGGAAGLDAAVAAARALGLGVLIDIVPNHVGVATPTISGWWWDLLKHGRSSAFASYFDVDWSFGEGKVRIPVLGSAPVAGEEIEGLEIVGDELHYYDNVYPIAPGTASAGSPTAVLERQNYELMDWRRADDKLNYRRFFAVNSLAGIRVEEQIVFDDSHVEIARWFREGLADGLRVDHPDGLRDPEGYLERLATLTGQGYVLVEKILEGREQLPSSWPTAGTTGYDALADFDRVLVDPAGQAALDALDQASATDDRPVPASFESLIHTTKRGIADGILRSEVLRIQRDLAASGALDGAAGALAGGAAGPGASGPDASGIDVLDDSVADAIAELLTCFPVYRSYLPLGLDQLEAAASLAVSHRPELASAIEAILPALSDASNEAAKRFQQTSGMVMAKGVEDTAFYRYNRLTSLNEVGADPGEFAVDVAEFHKRQVARLRNYPHAMTTLSTHDTKRGEDTRARISVISELPEEWASTLRQLRSLTPLGDAQLENLLWQAIVGAWPASRERLHAYAEKASREAGDSTGWLDVDEAFEAKMHGLIDSVFDNPAVTAILSAFIAKVEQPGWSNSLSLKLLQLTAPGSPDVYQGSELWETSLVDPDNRRPIDYAKRRTLLASIDGGLRPAIDATGAAKLLVTSRALRLKRDRPGLFEGYRPLVATGSAAAHVIAFDRDQAVTVATRLPVGLAAAGGWGDTSLELDAARVVDVITGRSFDGSRILLADLLDEYPVALLAPATEA
- a CDS encoding DUF1697 domain-containing protein, which encodes MSGRGSAGAASAAAGAAAAGAPQQYVGLVRGINVGGNNRITMADFRAIFEGLGFSDVKTLLQSGNVVFASDRPLALADVRAIEHAFETAAGFRAGFVVLSAAQFLSILDANPLLAIGTDLSRLVVTFLPQPPAAAPAPDAAPPPDAAPAPDAGPAAAAAFDATSVELPDAASTLPEVFAAGPHAVYSWHPDGISNSRVPVSFWKQFGPVYTARNVNTANKLAALLRARTP
- a CDS encoding DNA polymerase IV: MPSAGERIFGGGADDGTSTMLHIDMDAFFASVELLEHPELRGLPVIIGGAGGRGVVTSATYEARRFGVHSAMPTARALQLCPKAIVLPSHHEKYRHYSAQVMNVFRDVTPLVEPLSIDEAFLDVAGARRLLGSPSTIGAAVRARVFAETGLTCSVGAASTKFIAKMASGRAKPDGMLVVPASESLAFLHPLPVGALWGVGASTAEALTRLGIRTVGDLAATPLQTLVSRVGEASGQKLHSLANGHDRRSVVTERVEKSIGHEMTFEFDMSDPRQLRLELLRLSDQVAVRLRRAGLAAKTVALKVRFSDFSTISRSRTLSEPTDLAQTISDAARDLFDHVGLEQRVRLIGVRAENLVEAHETVHQPSLWEDESAAPSSWRDAEVTVDRVAEKFGRNILKRASLVEPGPRERRRPDHPAPPA
- the treZ gene encoding malto-oligosyltrehalose trehalohydrolase — protein: MAIKQFDVWAPRASAVTLRLREVGASEEAVDLAAATAAAGADPATTDVDAAGAGAAGAGGSTGGLRSVPMEPRGDGWWTAPGLDGFLEADYGYVVVPADSDTPPDDDGDSYADAGADGPEPGSDRLEPDSELQRASEGPIYDAVAPSVSDEQVLPDPRSRRQPSGVHGLSRTYDPATYTWHDQAWKGRQLAGGEIYELHLGTFTPEGTLDAAIEKLDHLVSIGVDFVELLPVNAFNGTHNWGYDGVLWFAVHELYGGPEGYQRFVDACHAAGLGVIQDVVYNHLGPSGNYLPLYGPYLNDAAANTWGSAINLDGPGSAEVRRYIIDNALMWLNDYHVDGLRLDAVHALHDSSDPHLLAELSTEVDALSSFLGKPLTLIAESDLNDPVMFTPRESDGYGLAGQWSDDFHHAVHVALTRETTGYYEDFDSLAALGKVLTEGFFHNGTYSSFRERNHGKPIDTAHTSSWRLVVANQNHDQIGNRATGDRLTASLTDGQLAIAAVLTLLGPFTPMLFMGEEWAASTPWQFFTSHPEPELGEATARGRIAEFAKMGWDESSVPDPQDPSTFENSKLDWSEAAGDGSGASAGSGAGSGTGSGSGETRHTKLLRLYRELAALRREAPEFTDPRFTQVAVRFDEEARWFELRRGGISILINFADTPIDAATIDPGASAGELLLATQDVLADARPAAPTLPATAEAATSTAPGAAFPEPGAAGATLPAHSATVFRRP
- a CDS encoding ABC-F family ATP-binding cassette domain-containing protein, with amino-acid sequence MTATLVAKGLSGGHGHRTLFSGLDLTVAPGDVVGLTGANGAGKTTLLRLLAGVDAPLAGTVSLAPADAFVGWLPQEHERIPGESIAEYIGRRTGATAATLEMERTSELLGSGKTADADAYSVALDRWLASGAADLDDRIPATLADLGLGLDVTLPMTGLSGGQAARVALAALLLSRFDLVLLDEPTNDLDLDGLARLESFVKGLRGGVVLVSHDREFLARCVTTVVELDLAQNSISVYNGGYESFLEERMTARRHAREEYDEFAAKKADLVGRARTQREWSSQGVRNAMKKSPDNDKIRRKAAAESSEKQAQKVRQMESRIARLDEVDEPRKEWQLQFTIGSAPRSSAVVSTLGAAVASQGSFTLGPVSLQVDGGDRIGITGPNGAGKSTLLRLLLGTQQPTSGTASLGRSVAVGEIDQARALLAGSTVLFEAVAAVVPDMPLAEVRTLLAKFGLKADHVDRPVDSLSPGERTRAALALLQARGVNLLVLDEPTNHLDLPAIEQLEQALDAYEGTLLLVTHDRRMLETVTLNRQWRVEAGQVTEL